The sequence ttttttttcccccacatgtGAAAGGTCAGGCACAGTGCTGGCATTCTATTGAAATTTCTATGGGCCCACTCTCCCTACAGTATATAAGTCTGAGCAGTATAAATATGCAGGGTACATTTGTGAAAGGCTTGAAAATTTCAagtaccatttattttttatttgctctgGTCATATCCATAATTCATATGGTATTTAGACTCTGAACAATATGCAAGTATTCCTACAAAATTGTTGTTTGATAAAATTATTACCTAttttagaataaacattttaggatATGGTAAGTCATTGAAATATAAAGAGATAATTagtacacaaataaatacaaatataatcacttaataattaattttttaacttttatgggTATGTCTGGTATACTTCAGGCCTTATGTTAGAGACTGAAGAgtataaacatgaataaaataaattcctgggCATAAGTTGTTTATAGTCTGATGGAGTTTGTTTAAAGTCTGTTAACAGTCTTACAAACTACCCAAACTAATGGACATGATTAAAGTACATTCTGAGTACAGTGGAGTCATAAAGCAGATATAAAAGAGTGCTACTTAGGGCTCAAGAAAAATCTTagatgaaatatttattcagacTCTGGTTCATATTCATGATGCTTTGAAGCTAAGCactgaattttgtatttattcttgttgaatcaaaataatatgagtaaataaattatatgtatcaTTATATAATTTTAGAGCAGTTTATTTTACTCGCTCTTCAAAACAAACATATAAGGTAGATAAATCAAAGATCGGTGtcccatttttacagataagaaaattaagactgaggggcacctgggtggctctgtaggttaagtctctgcctttagctctggtcatggttccaggatcctgggattgagccccacatcaggctctctgctcagcagggagcttgcttccacctctctctttctgcctgcctctctgcttacttgtgagatctgtctgttaaataaataaataaaatctttaaaaaaagaaaaaagaaaattaagactgAAAGATGCAGCCCACTTACTCAAGAAGTCACCTCTCTGGATGGGTTAAGTAACCTTACTGTGGTGATGTTGCCACAGTATGTACATACAGTAAATCATCATATTGTATACCTTGAGCTTATATAATATGTCAATTTTAACTATATCAACAAAGctggaggaattaaaaaaaaaaaaaagggaaaataaagatgtCATCTCTAAGTTACACTTCCCTCCATAGAGAGAATTATGAGGtagagaggggaaggaagtgtTTCCTGACATGAGATTCTgatttaagaaaatgtattatggggtgcgtgggtggctcagtcagttaagcatccgactcttgatctcagctgaggtcttgatctcagggttgtgagttcaaaccccacattgggcttcataCTGGACTtggaaactactttaaaaaaagaaaatgtattattagttctTACATTCATTCAGTAATTTATTCACTTATGATTTTCTTCTAGAGAAATGAATAAGATTCATTCATCATTATTTATTCAACCATTTTTCACTTACTCTTTCATCATTGCTCTAGCATCATCAGACATTATCTAAATGGAGAGCCTAGAATCTGTCTGATGTATATGGACAAAGCTATTGACAAAATTGCTGCTTTAAGGAGCTCAGATTCCATGAGGGGAAAGCAGATagatataaaagaaggaaagatcatGGCAGAGAGATAAAAACAGGACTGTCAGGTTCAGTGAAGGTTGGCAGAGCCAAGTGCCTATATATTTCAGGATTTCCCATGTGAAAAGAACATACCAGGAATCCTAAAGTCTAATGCTTATTACTTAAATATTGTAGCTGTTGGATTAGTCAGGGCTTTCCAGataaacagaaccaataagatgtgtgtataaagatatttattatatttattataaggaattggctctcACAATTATAGAGACCCAGAAGTCCAGACCCAGGAGAAGTGACAGTTCCAGTCCAGAGTTAAAGACCTGAAAACCAGGAAAAACAATGGTTTCAGGCCAGGCCTAAGACCAAAGACAGAGAATACTAATGTCCCTACTTAGAGACAATCAGAATGAGATTTCTTTCATACTTGGACTTTTACTTAATTCAGGCATTCAGTGGTTTGGATCAAGCCCACCTACACTGGGGAAGGCAATAAGCTTTACTTAATTTACCagttcaaatgctaatctcatccagaaacaccttcacagatACAGACAGAAATATTGCTTAACCAAATATCTAGAAACCTTGTGGCACGGCCAAGTTCATATATAACATTAACTATCACTTCTATCAAACTCTAAAACTTGATTTTTCAAAGAGTATGATGAGAAGAACTCTGGCTCCTGGCAACATCAGAAACCAATCACCCAATCTAAACTTGCATACTGGTAAAAATGTGATATCTAGGTCATAATTATCCCCTCTTTGCCCTGGTGTTTTTCAGAATTGTGCAGGCCCATTACCAGAAGTCCAAGTATCATGTCACCAAGCATCTTGAAGATATTTCCCTGCTCCTCCAGAAAATAATCTCACTCTGGAGTGATGTTTGACATTCTTTGGGTTATTCTTGAAAAGAGACCATTTTTTCTCTGTCTAAAGGGCATTGAAATAGTTGATTTATGGATAAGATCTGAGATAGTCTTGGCAGGTGTTGACCCAATATACCAGACTACGTGTTTGATCATTGGTCCTATAACTTAAAGTGTAGGGATTTATCCTCTCCCCCTCTGGTGTCTAAATGGTTCTAACTCTAACACCAAATTTTCCAGGGTTTCTAACTCTATGAGAGACTCAGGACTTAACCCTAAAGAGCATCTTGAGGAGCCTGCGACGTATTTCCTTTGTCTTAATGGAGTAAATGAGAGGGTTGAGCATGGGAGGCACAAATAGGTAGAGAATAGACATGAGGATATGAACAGCATGCGGCAGGCCAGCACCAAAGCGATGTACAATGGACACGCTCACCATGGGCACATAGAAGATGAGCACAGCTAGGATGTGGGACACGCATGTGTTCAGTGTCTTGAGGCGCTCCTCTCGGGAGGCGATGGCAAGCACTGATCGCAATATTAGTACATAGGAGATGAGTATGAGTGCGGAGTCCAGGCCAAAGGTGAACAGCACAATGGACAGCCCGTAGTGGCTATTGAGGGAGACATCAGTACACGCCAGCTTAATCATATCCACATGAAGGCAGTAGGCATGGGAGAGGACGTTCTGGGGGTGGCAGAAGGGCAGTCTGTGCAGCAGCAGTGGAAAGACTAGGATGAGGGCAAAGCTTCGGAGAACAGTACACAAACCCATTGCCACAATGCGGGCACTAGTGAGCACTGTAGCATAGCGCAGGgggttacagatggccacatagcgatcaAAGCTCATAGCCAGAAGGATGCCAGACTCTGTCCAAGAGAAAAGGTGGATAAAAAACATTTGGGCCAAGCAGGCATTAAAGGAAATCACCCGGGCGCGGAAGCAGAGGGCAGCCAGCACAGTCGGCAATGTGGAAAAGGATACTCCCAAGTCATTGACTGAAAGGAGAGACAAGAAGTAGTACATGGGCTGGTGCAAGCTTTTCTCCTCCTTAACAATGAGGAGGATCAGGGTGTTTCCCACAATGGAGATAGCAtagagcaaaaggagagggaagaatagCCAGGACTCCATGGCCTCCATTCCTGGGAAGCCCGTCAGGATAAAGGTGGGAGCATCAGAGATATTGATTCTGAAGTTACTCATGAGAAGCTGGGGATGTTTGTTATCAGCCAGtccaactttttgaagaaattataaCTTGTGTCTAAGACTATCGTTGTTCCTAGGAAGGAAAAACAACATAAAGGTTTATAAACCGTGATTAcacatagattttatttctaaaatacactgggaggatgaggagaaagtCATAAAATGCTGGCCattgaaagaaagaat comes from Mustela erminea isolate mMusErm1 chromosome 9, mMusErm1.Pri, whole genome shotgun sequence and encodes:
- the LOC116599676 gene encoding olfactory receptor 51I2-like — encoded protein: MSNFRINISDAPTFILTGFPGMEAMESWLFFPLLLLYAISIVGNTLILLIVKEEKSLHQPMYYFLSLLSVNDLGVSFSTLPTVLAALCFRARVISFNACLAQMFFIHLFSWTESGILLAMSFDRYVAICNPLRYATVLTSARIVAMGLCTVLRSFALILVFPLLLHRLPFCHPQNVLSHAYCLHVDMIKLACTDVSLNSHYGLSIVLFTFGLDSALILISYVLILRSVLAIASREERLKTLNTCVSHILAVLIFYVPMVSVSIVHRFGAGLPHAVHILMSILYLFVPPMLNPLIYSIKTKEIRRRLLKMLFRVKS